The genomic DNA caaatcttttttttatttctgatgatAAAACACTAATATTTTTTGATAAATGTATATATTCCAAGGCATTTCTCCTGTCTAAGGATGTTGTCTGCTGTCATGAATTTCCTTGAAGTATTAGAACTACTGTATCAGAACACAActattgtgatttttattttataatgcagTTATTATTACTTACTATGCAATAACATAGCTATCACACCTATTATGTCATAACACAGCTATCATGACTACTATGCCATAACACAGTTGTCATGACTATTGTGCTCCGACATGGATATTATTATGCTATCATAGCTATGTTCTGATAGTTTCATGTCAACCTGACCTAAGctagttatctgaaaggagggaatctcaactgagaaaatgcctccataagattggactGGAgcgcattttcttagtgattgatggaggagagcctaacctgggttctataagaaagcaagccgagcatgccatgggaagcaagccagtaagttcAGAAAGCACACTGCTATAAGCTATTATGTCATGCCACAGCTAACACATCTATTATGTCACAACACAGCTATCATGACTATCATGTCATAACATGGCTATTACAACTATTATATACTATTAAGGTATAATATAACTATTATATCTATTATAACATAGCTGTTAGAACTACTGTAGCAATTAAGATTGTTCACAAATATCATATGTGTTTATTGTATGCTTaccaaaatctttaaaaatatttattcatacttGGTACAATGGCacaggcatttaatcccagcattcagaaggcagagtgaggagatctctgtgagtttaggacCAACTTCATCTGTGTAGCAAATTCtgggccagacagggctacatagggtgatgcaatttcaaaacaaataacaaagagtTTAGTGATGAAACAGACTCCTTAAGTGATGGCATTTGTCACTGAGACAGTGTCATTTTGTGTCATTCACTGATTTTCCAGGTGTCcatatttctttccttcagttGTCACACTTTCTCCTTTCCCTGATTTTGTGATCATCCATAAGACTCACATCCTACCTTTCTGGCAGAGTACTCTTAGCCTACTCTACTAGAGCCATGTTGCTTTCCTGCCAACTTCTAGCATCTCTGTTCTGTCCCATTCAATAAGGATttgactttaaaaattgtttctatgCAAGATTTATTGAAGGGGACTGTAGAGAAGACTTAGTGGTTTAGAGTACTTGTTtttacagaagacctgagttcccaGCACTATTTTGTTATAACATGGCTATCATGACTATTATGTATAATAGCTGTCATAGTTATTATATCATAACAGTTATCAATATTAAGTTACAATAGCTGTCAAGACTCTTACGTCATAAAATGGCTACTACAACAATTATATCAGAACACAGCTATCATACCTCTAATGTCATTACATAATTACATGTTACATGTCATGCAAGATTTATTGAAGGGGACTGGAGCAATGACTTTGTGGTTTATTCCTAGCAATTGTCAtgatagttcacaaccatctgtaactccagttccagggaatccaattcCCTCTTTTGGACTCCAAGGGtaggtgcacagacataaatgtaggcaaaatattcatacatataaaataaaatatatcttaaaatttaaaatattcattgaaGACCTAGGAAGGCAAAATGTTTTATATCACAGAAACAAAGCTAAAAACAATTAGGGATTAGAAGTTGTggacaggcaagatggctcagtgcattaaggtgcttgctaccaagcctccTTAGTACAATCTCAAGGACCCATGTGGTAGGAGAGAAACAACCCCACAAGTTAccccctgacctccatgtgcatgtACTCCATACTTAtgaacacatataaacacatatggaAATTAATTAAATGCAATAACTATAAAACTGACAATTGAGGACTGGCGAGATAAGTCAGCATGTAAGAGTATTTACCACCAAgactgaagatctgagtttaatCTCTCAGattacatggtagaaggaaagaactgactcccacatgtgGTCCTCGCACATCTAcatatgtgctgtgtgtggttcacacacataataaataaatgtaatgctttttaaatttagaagtatgccttcttagtttttgagataattttttaCTATATTGgcatggctggcctagaattaaTTATGTATAGCCAGGTGGCCTGAAATGTGTGATAGTCCTGCCTGtgctttctcagtgctgggttGTAGGcagtgtaccaccatgcccagccagaaATCATAGGCTTTTGAAAGTAATGCTTGCATTTCCAAGAATATTCAAAGTTTTTGGTGAAAATCTGTTATGACTTTCTCCTACTCATTTGTTTGGATGGTTTATTAAATCATAATGACTTTACTCTTATCAGTTACATTATACTTTGAGTGTTCAATAAGAAATTTCCCCATTTAAAAAAGAGCCCAGTGGCCTTTATCCTGTGATGAATTGGTACATCAGTGCTACAGTTGATAGTGTTGAATTAGATTTAGACTATCGAATTGAAGTTTTTGTTACCTAATCCTTGGTCTCATAAACTACAGAAGCCTTTATGAAAGATTGTCGGTGGTGCTGGCAATATTCAGACATTAGAGCAGACTTAAGAATTTATTTGTATATCAATGACCTTACAGTcatctaaattttaaaagttgtttatgtttttttgagacaaagtcttgccatgaagcccaggctagacttgaactgtCAATAGTCTTGCCACTGCCTTGTGAGTGTTGGGACTATAGGCTTCCTTCCTTGCAGCATTATCTAACCTGTGTTGTACTTCTGTCTTCACCTAATTCCACATTAGCTGTATCACACAATTTTTGCTAAGGGCACAATCCTCCCACCTACTTTCAAGCTTCTTTGCTTGAAACTCAGGGACAGGTTTTAGGAAACCCTAGTCTGAAGGAAAATGTTTACTGTTATCTGCACAACCaagttttagaacatttttttattaaaacaaaacaaaacaaaaacctcattgCCAAGTGCAGTGAgtggtacttgcctttaatctcagcacacaggaggcagaggcaggaggatctctaagtttgaggccatcctggtctatatataTTGGTCTAGGGTGGcaagaactacacagtgagatcttgtctaaaaaatgttttcaaggggctggagagatggctcagaaggtaagagCAGTGacagctcttctagaggaccctagttgaattcccagcactcacatggcagctaacaactgtctgtaactccaagatctgacaacctcacacaagacatacatgcaagcaaaatactaatgcacataaaataaaaataaataaattatttaaaaatattttaggacgggcattggtgatgcatgcctttaatcccagcacttgggaggcagaggcagaggcagaggcaggtggatctctctgagttcgaggccagccttgtctccagagcgagtgccaggataggctgcaaagttacacagagaaatcctgtcttgaaaaaccaatatatatactctttaaattgtgtgtgtgtgtgtgtgtgtgtgtgtgtgtgtgtgtgtgtgtgatgtgtgagtgtgggcaatcatgtgccacagcacacatgtggaggtcagaagacaactttcaagagttggttttctgttttctttttttctcctcctcctctttttttagGGGTGGGGGGGTATAGGGGGCATACTCTTCCTGcaagtctctgcctcctaaaggttccacagctATCACTAAGtcttcaaacacatgagcatatGGGAGACATTTCCCTTTCAAACCATAGCATTCCACCACTGGCCCCCATAGCTTGTGACTGTTTCATGATGCAACAGTCTTTAATAGTCCCAACATTGTTCAGTAATTCAAAGTCTAAAGTCTCTTCTAAGACTTAAGTCATCTCTTAAATGTGATCTGTAAAATCTAAAACCAAATTACAAGCTGGGcctggtagcacatgtctttaaactcagtactcaggaggccaaaACGGGTGGATGATTATTTGTagggtggtttgaataaaaatggctcccataggtcCATAGCGTATGATACTGatggaaggtgtggccttgttgaaataggtgtggcttggttggaggaagtgtgtcactagcaagtgggctttggggtctcagtGTGTCTcagttctcttcctgctgcctgctgatccagatacAGAACTTctaactacctctccagcactgtgtttgtctgtgagccaccatgcttctGACATGACAATAATGATCTAAACCTCTGAcattgtaagcaagccccaattaaatgttttcctttataatagttgccatgaccaaggcaactcttttttttttttttttttccctcctgagacagggtttcactgtgaaaCAGTTATGGCTGGTCCTGTACTCCTTATGTAAACcaaacaggccttgaactcacagagattcacctggctctgcttcctgagtgttgggatatACCACATCTGACTTATACttgcattattttaaattaaaatttaataaaaataaatggtactAAATTTAGAACTTGAGTATTTataaataagtatttataaataatgtGTGTTAGGGGCTTGGAGGCAAATGACTTTGGACTTTGCTTTGTGGTCTGCCTTGAAGCTAAACTACTTTGTACATTTCTTTCTTAGAAGAGCCACGTGGAGTTTTGCTGGTTAAGCTGGCTGGAGTGGAACTCACTGAAATCGGTAAGGTCTGGTTACAGAAAGAGCTGAAACCTTCCCAGCTGCTGTGGTTCCAGCTTCTTGGAAAGGAGAATTCAGCACTTTTTTGCTATCTTTTAGTGAACAAGGTAAGTAGTGTGAAGAAATAACTGACCTTGTTTTATTCTTAACATAAGTAAACACTTATTTAATTAGCATTTTGAATATATAATGAGGTTTTCAAGCTGCTAATCATTGTTATGTGTAAAGAAcaaggtgttttattttttttgagacagcgtttctctgtgttgctctatagagcaggctgttcttgaattcacagggttccacctgcctctgccttccaaggcttGGATTAGAGCAGGTGCCACCAATACTGGCACTATATAAATTTCATGTAAAATTTTGTGGGTGTTTATATCAGTCAAATAGGATTTctaaaggggctggagatgtggctcaaaCAATTAAGAGCTCTTGCTTTAGGCAGCcgacaaccacctataactccagttccagagtatccaatgccctcttctcccctctgtgggcactgcaatCAAGCACAtagatgcacacatatacacattatttaaaaaaataacaaactaaGGCCTAGAgatggctgcagagatggctgagtggttaagagctctcATTGCTGTTACAAAGGTGAGTTGGATTCCTAGCATCCAAATCAGGCTGAtgacaagcacctgtaactccagctctgggggaatCAGGCACCAcagtcacatgcacacatatacataaataaaagtaataaaataagtatttttaaaaattaaataaaaatatggggCTGGAGGGCTGGCTCAGGCTTCCTGCTCTTGTAGAAAACTaatgtttggttcctagcacccacatagcaacttACAAAGGTCTGTAACTAGAGTTTCAGGGATCCAATGTCCTGACCAGACACACATGAGgctcatgtacatacatacaagcacacatttgtacacataaaatgaaaataaatgttgataaaaataataaaaatgaagatataaaaagaaatttatagaGAGGGAAGGACTTTCAAATTATTAATGATTTTAGTCATTGCTAAATAAAGGACTGTCCCCATACATTTACATATGCATGAGTGTATTGTACCACATTGTTAGTAGAAATCATTTGGGGAACAAAGCGTGGCAACTGGGAGCTGCAAAGAGCAAGGATGCTTTCTGAAGATAAATATTGCTCCGTCTGCTTCAATATCCTGTGTTTACACTCAGAAGCTGTAAAAGTAAATGTCATGCTCAGGTTTTTCATGCATACAGAAAACCATCCTGTGGGGTTGCTGTTCTCATTTACAGGTGGGTGTCTAAGGAATGTAATTGCCTTGACTGGACTAACCAAAGGAAGATTCCTTCCTGGTTCAAAAACCCACCTTCATTCCTCATCCTTACCTTGTTTTCTAGGTGAACAAATTATGCTGTGCACATAGTGTGATTCAGTTGCTTCTGCTTGAATTCTACTAATGTTTGAGATTGAAATgtagttgttttggtttggctcAAGGAAATGAgtgtataaaatgttttaaactgaGACCAATATAACAAACTTTTCATGAACCAAAATTTATTGTACCCAGAGAAATAATGTTTAATTATTtactctttaattttatttcaaggcTATGTTTATAAAACGATTACTTTGTTTAATAGATTCTTAGAAAATATTTCCCAATATTCCTTAGAAAATATTAAGCCTGGACTTTTGACATTTTTAGATTAATTTCACATTAATTGTGatttactttttgaaaatgtgtatgtgaatatgtgtatgaatgtttgtgaATGTTTCTGCTTGAGATTATGTGcacatgagagtgtgtgtgtgtgtgtgtttgtgtgtatgtgtgtgtgtgtacacatacatgtatgtgggtgAGCCTGTCAGAAGGGGCGACGAATCCTTCTGTGTTGGAGAGCACCTGGCttgttacatgggtgctaggatgAAACTCCAATTCAAATGATTGTATAACAAGCacttgggtttgttgttgttgttttgcttttttaagattttatttatgggTGTCTGTCTACATGTGTGGGTGTCTACATGTGTAGAGTTCACATTGGTGTTGGAtttcctgcagctggagttacagacagttctgaacTGCTCTGTGTGGGTGCTTGagccaaactccagtcctctggaggaTCAGCAAGCAAAGCAttcttaacctgctgagccatctctccagccctgtgattTATTTCACAATGAAGCTATCAATACTTGgttttaattagttttaattaGATTAGAACAGGATCTGCTTTATTCCTATGATTTCCTATGGGGAGGGTCACATTTATTTCATTACAAGTGGAACATTccagaaatgaaaatttcaagcTAGTCAAAGATTATTTGGAGtaggtgtttttaaaatgtacataccTGGGTTTGGAGAAattgctcaacagttaagagcagtggctactcttgcagaggacccagtacTCAAACAGTAGCTTACAAACTGCAACTctagttccctcttctggcctttgcaggcactaGGAATGAAAGTGATACACAGGcatacaaaatggaaaatacccatacacatataaaaaaaggaaaaaggggcgggggctggagatatagctcagaggttaagagcactggctgctcttccaaaggtcctgagtttagttcccagcaaccacatgatagctcacaaccatccgtaatgagatctggtgccctatttgGGTCTGCAaggacacaggcagacagaacactgtaaacataataaataaatcttttttaaaaatgatatgttaaaaaaaggaaaaaaaaactacctgTCAGAGCCCCCCAAACCCTGTGACTTTTAACTTAACAATTTGATGCTGCTCTGTCCCGTGTGACTTGTTTACCTATTAGTTTAtatagttctttttgtttttctgtgggttctcATTGTGCAAATCCTGTGCTCTATTTTCTCTCTACACAGCCAAGAGGGTAATTAGTACATTTTATAGTTTACCATTTCAATGCTTCTTTGGATTAGAGATCAAGGAGAATCAGTTGACTTTGAGCAAGGCTTACATGTGtattatataaaaaaacaaaatccttcaaTTTAGCAATAGCTGTTTTAGGCTCTTCAATCCCTTTGTTGTTTTGCTGGTATGTTTTgatacttattttgtgtgtgtggttcatATGTGTTTACAGGTGTTgacacttgtgtgtgcatgtgtggaggccaggtgTTCATGTCAGGTGTCTTGCTTGGTTACCATGCACCTTATCATTTCTTTCTGAACCTGGAGATCACCTACTCAGCCAGGctaactggccagtgagctccagggattctcgagtctctgcctccccagcactgggattaaaagcctgaaCTGCCCACTTTGCCTTGatttttatatggatgctgggtATCTTCAAGCCCCTGTTTTAtagttgttactgttttgtttgagacagtgtcccatTTTTCAATACTGTCTGGCCATGTGtaagtaatcctcctgcctcagcctcataaatgctaggattacaagcatgtgccaccaaacttGACCTGAAGACCTTGTGTTAtatggtttgttgtttgtttgttttagctgttctctaaaatgataaaattgtTGAATTTTAAGGTTAATAATGTACTATAACAATTTATTAAATaatcagcttttttatttttattcagggTGGATATTTTAATGTGAATCTGAATGAGGAAATTTTGAGAAAAGGCTTGGGCAAAACGGTTCTTGTCAAAGGGCTAAATTATGACTCAAAATCCCACTGGAAAATCCACAGACGCTTACTTAAAGCTGAACTGACAGCcttaaagaaaggagaaggaataTGGAAGGAAGAATCtgaaaaagaaagttattttgGAAAATTCAAAGATTCctggagagaaagatggaaaaaggacagatttttaaaaacaactggaCCAGATTTCAACTTGACCAAAGAAAGTTATTATGACAGGTTTCGGAGGGCTTGTGGGAGCTGGAAGGACCACATGGGCAACTTCTCTTTAGTTTTAAAACTCAGAGAATTTGTGAGCCGCTTACACTTTTGGAGAAAATGATGAAGCATCC from Cricetulus griseus strain 17A/GY chromosome 1 unlocalized genomic scaffold, alternate assembly CriGri-PICRH-1.0 chr1_0, whole genome shotgun sequence includes the following:
- the CUNH3orf33 gene encoding protein C3orf33 homolog isoform X3 — encoded protein: MAIVGIMLLIRSVRLTSKFTTSADIPVEFIRKKVKLRGRLHRITECGLEIEHIPITLPFISSWKKEPRGVLLVKLAGVELTEIGKVWLQKELKPSQLLWFQLLGKENSALFCYLLVNKGGYFNVNLNEEILRKGLGKTVLVKGLNYDSKSHWKIHRRLLKAELTALKKGEGIWKEESEKESYFGKFKDSWRERWKKDRFLKTTGPDFNLTKESYYDRFRRACGSWKDHMGNFSLVLKLREFVSRLHFWRK
- the CUNH3orf33 gene encoding protein C3orf33 homolog isoform X2, encoding MARPLASLGSQAPDRDPGEANVVTRVSQWADNHLRLVQNISTGMAIVGIMLLIRSVRLTSKFTTSADIPVEFIRKKVKLRGRLHRITECGLEIEHIPITLPFISSWKKEPRGVLLVKLAGVELTEIGKVWLQKELKPSQLLWFQLLGKENSALFCYLLVNKGGYFNVNLNEEILRKGLGKTVLVKGLNYDSKSHWKIHRRLLKAELTALKKGEGIWKEESEKESYFGKFKDSWRERWKKDRFLKTTGPDFNLTKESYYDRFRRACGSWKDHMGNFSLVLKLREFVSRLHFWRK